From the Oceanobacillus kimchii X50 genome, the window CTTTGAACATGTTGAGATGCACATTCGTTATCAAGAGAGAGTAGCAATTATAGGAGAAAATGGAACAGGGAAATCTACCTTGATTAAAATGTTATTACAGTCTCAACACCCTGATGCTGGAGCTGTTTATATCGGTAATAATGTAAAGATAGGTTATCTATCGCAACATATTTTCCAAGATATCGATCCTGCTTTAACGGTAATAGAAGCCTTTCGTAATGAAGTAGCTGTTGTAGAAGGAAAGGCAAGACATATACTTGCGCGATTTTTATTTTATGGATATGCGGTGTTTCGTAGGGTCTCTGAACTGAGTGGAGGAGAAAAGATGCGACTTCGATTAGCTCAACTTATGTATCAAGATATGAATACACTCATATTAGACGAACCAACGAATCATCTCGATATAGATTCCCGAGAAGTGCTAGAAGAAGCTCTAGAAAACTTCCAAGGGACAATAATTGCAGTAAGTCATGACCGATACTTCCTAGATAAGATATTTCAACGAATCTATTGGATAGAAGATAAAAAGGTCCATGTTTACGATGGAAATTACTCTTGGGCTAGAGAAAAAATGAGAGAGCAACGTTTGAAATTAAAAGATATGCTGGTGACGCGGGATAATAAAACAAATATAGATATCTCACCGTCACAAGTGCATAAACAATTAAAGGGAAATGACAAGAAAATTCTTCTGGAGGAGATCGATAACCTGGAGAAAGAATTGATTATTATCGAAAGAAATATGGAAGTATCAACCGATGTGGATCAATTAATGCAGCTTCAAGAAAAAAAGGAAGAGATTGAAGAGCTCTGGGAGAAGAAATATCTTTTAATAGAAAAGTAAAATTATAGAAGGCAGGTATTGTAGGCGGTTCCTGCCTTTTTATGCTAGGATATAAGTAGGAGGTTAAAACTACTTCCTTATGGAAAAAATAAATATTATATCATATTCTAATAATTAATATTATTCATTTATTGCTATTGAATTTACTGTTAAAGAAGGTGCCGATTTGGGAATTAATGATAACAAAATAGGATTATTTAAACGTTTTTTTCTTAACAATCGCTTTGTGTTATTTCTCACAATTCTATTGTTAATTGGTTTAAACATACTTATCTTCACAAATATTTCTTTTGTATTTACACCTTTTGTTGTGCTTGTGAAAACAGTAGTTTTGCCTTTAGTATTATCAGCAATAGCTTACTATCTATTAAATCCAATTGTAAATTATTTAGAGAAAAAAAATATAAAACGGATCTACTCGATATTTGGTTTGTTTATTATAATTATTGGCCTTCTGACAGTTCTAATTGTTTCAGTTATTCCGGTTCTACGCGAACAAATAATGAGTTTAATTGAAAATTTACCTCCTTTTATTAATGATATTGAAGATATGGTAGAGAGTTTAGTAGGAAGTCAAGTGATAAATCAGTCTCAAATATTGAGTAGTTTAGATATTTCTAGTTTTGTTACACAGATATCTGAGAAGTCATTAGACTTGGTAGACACTGCCTTTAGTAATATTGGTGGTGTGATAGGAGCGGTTACAGAAATTGTCCTTGCAATTGTAACGTTACCTTTTATTTTGTTTTATTTATTAAAAGATGGAGATAAACTACCAGGATATTTCCTTAAGTTTTTACCAGTATCATTACGTGATCAAACATATACAGTGCTTAAAGAGATGAATACACAAATTAGTGCATATATTAGAGGACAGATTATCGTTGCTTTTTGTATCGGCCTTTTAATGTATATAGGTTTTACTATTATTCAATTGGATTATGCTCCAGTACTAGCATTAATTGCTGCATTTACAAATGTAGTGCCTTATTTAGGACCAGCGATTGCTATAACTCCTGCATTAATCGTTGCTCTGGTAACTTCCCCTTTTATGTTGTTCAAATTAATTGCGGTATGGACAGTAGTACAGCTGATAGAAGGAAAGTTTATTTCTCCGCAAATTATGGGAAGAAATCTACGTGTTCATCCCATTACAATTATCTTTATCATTTTAACTGCTGGTAACCTATTTGGAGTAGTTGGTATCTTGTTAGCAGTACCAGGCTATGCTATATTAAAGGTTATTATTACGCATCTATTTGAATTCTTTAAACGAAGAAGTAACTTATACAATGAGGATAATATGTCTCAGGAATCAAAACAATAAAAGCGATGATAAGGAAAAGTAAATCGCAGCAAGGTAGCAGTAAACATCGTTCAAGAAGATCCGCATATTAAGTGGATGCAAAGGGCAATTATCTAAGAACTTTCTATGAAAAAGTAATCTCGGCCAAAATCGGGGTTGCTTTTTTAATTTATATAATTATTGCATCTTTCATAAAGTGTGTATATAATGTATATACTGTATATATACATTATTCATCTAAACAATGTCTAATCAGAAGGAGAGGATACCTTTAACGAAAATATGTTAACTATTAATTACTAGATACTCAATTGAACCATATATAAAAAACATAAAATTAAGAGGGATTAGCATGAAAGTAATAATTTCAAACAGCTCAAAAGAGCCTATTTATGAACAAATCACGAATCAAATTAAATCGTTAATCTTATCAGGTGAATTGCAAGAGGGGGCTGCATTACCTTCTATACGCCAACTTGCAAAAGATTTGAAGATAAGTGTAATCACTACAAAACGTGCTTATGAAGAACTAGAAAAAGATGAATTTATTTATTCTATCGTCGGTAAAGGATCTTTTGTAGCGGAGCAAAATCTAGAGGTTATTCGTGAAAAAAAATTAAAAGTAATTGAAGAACAATTAAATGCTGTCATTACAAACAGTAAAGAGATTGGTCTATCATTAGAAGATTTACAACAATTATTAGACATTTTATATGAGGAGTGAACTATATTGGAGAATGTGGTGGAGATAACGAATTTGTCGAAAGAATTGAAAGGTTTTTCTATTAGAAATATGGACTTACATATTAAAAAGGGATTTATTACTGGATTTATCGGTGCAAATGGGGCGGGAAAATCTACTACAATTAAATTGATGATGAATTTATTGCGACCTGACAGTGGAGAAGTGAAAGTGTTTGGTTTGGATTATGCGATGCATGAAAAAGAAATTAAAGAGCGTATTGGCTTTGTTTATGATGGAAATGTGTTTTTTGAAGGATTAAATCTAAAAGATATTAAGCGGATTGTTGCGCCAGCTTATAAGAGATGGGATGATAAAATCTTTCATCAATATGTGAAGCAATTTGATCTACCTCTAAACAAACCAATAAAGAATTTTTCCAAGGGGATGCAAATGAAGGCGTCTCTAGCTATAGCTTTATCCCATCATGCGGAACTCATTATTATGGATGAGCCTACATCTGGACTAGATCCAATTTTTCGTAGAGAGCTGTTATCTATATTACAAGATTTGATGGTAGATGGAAATCGTACTATTTTCTTTTCAACACATATCACATCTGATTTAGATAGAATAGCAGATTATATATCATTTATTCGGAATGGAGAAATTGTATTTACTCAAACAATTCATGGAGTCTCAGAAAGTTATGCATTAGTAAAGGGCGGGGTAGAACTTTTAGATAGAGATACGGAGCAGTACTTTGAAGAAATACAACGTTCATCTACAGGGTTTGAGGCATTAACGAGTGATGTTGATCAAGTAAAGCAAATTTTTGGAGATGAAGTTATTATTGATCCAGCTTCTCTTGAAGATATTATGTTTTATTTAAAAGGGGGTAAACAGCATGTTTAATCTGATTAAAAGAGATTTAATCCTTCAGAAGAAGCTAATAATCTTATATATGCTTATCTCAATTGGTTTTATTATGTTAGATAAACATCATCCTGCATTTATATTTTTAATTTCTAGTATATTTATTCCATTTAATACACATGCCTACGATGAAAAAACGGAAACGAACTTACTTTTGAATTCTCTTCCATATACGCGTAAACAAATTATCGCGGCGAGATACATAGGTGCTGTTGTATATATGTTGTTAGCAATGGGATGGACGAGTATTGGTTTTATTATTTTTGGTAAATCCTTTACATTGACTGATATTGTTATAGGTATAGGCTTATTTCTTACTTTTGTTGCATTTGCATATCCATTATTTTATATCTTTAAACCAGGTTATATTACTATTGTCATTATTATTAGTTTTCTTGTCTTATCTGCTTTGTTACCATTTATTTCTACGCTTTTATCGAAACACGCAACATTTTTAATGCAACTAACCGAAATAATGCTATATATTTTTGGGGCAATGTTCACCATTCTTGTTTATCTACTATCGTGGGGTATTAGCCATTGGATTTACCAACGTAAGGCATTTTAGATATCGTTAAAAAAGGGTAATAGTTCCTTTAAATCGTGTTAGATGGAAGATGGAGAAAAGCTATTGACAACGCAAAAGCGAGCGCATAACGCTCGCTTCTTTTAAAGTATTTTTAAATTATTTTGAGCAGTTTCTATTTGTATAAAATAGTTTATATTTCTCTTATTGTTTATATTAAGTGTGGCGCTCTGTCTGCAAGTTATGCCCCCATACCGCCGTCAACTCGATACTGACCACCAGTAATAAACGTACTATCATCAGAAGCTAGGAATAATACTAATTTTGCAATATCATCAGCTTCTCCATAACGCTCCAATGGAATTCCTTTGGACATTGTTGCTTCATCCGCTTGTAATCCTTCTTCTAAGGAACGCATCATTCTTATATTTACAGGAGAAGGATGAATTGAATTAACGCGAACATTAGCGCTAGCTACTTCAAGGGCTGCTGTTTTTGTTAAACCAACTACTGCATGCTTCGAAGTAACATATGGTGCTACGCCAGCACTTCCAGCTAATCCCGCAACAGAAGATGTATTGATAACACTGCCATAGCCTTGGTTAGTCAATACTGGGAGTACGTATTTCAAGCCTAAAAATACCCCACGCAGCCAGAAAGGCGGTAGATTCAAGAGTTAATCAGCATTTTTAATTTTTTTCCATTGTTTTAGGTAAAGAAACGAAATTATAATTAAGAAAATCATTAAAATAATTGTTACAAAACTTAGTGTCCATTGATCAGAAAAGTTTTTAACTGCAATACCGCCCATTGACCATAAGAAAACAAGTAATATAATCCAATCGCGTACAGAGAATAGTATAGCCATACTAATTAAGATAATTACTGTAAGTGCGAGGTAAGCAAGTAATAATTGTGTAGAATCAGTAACTTCTAACGTTGCCACACTAAAGTAAATTATGTTGGTTGTAAAGGCAATAATTAACCAGCCAGAATAAATGGAAATAGGAATTATCATTGAATAACTTGCTCGTTGTTGGCGTTGGTAAGCATACAATATTAATACTGAAACAAGATGTAAGCCAAGGATAATCAGTGCAATTCCATCAAATAAATAATGCCAAAATACAATCCAAAGTGCGTTAAATACACATGTTGAAATAAATATCCACATTAATGTAGCAGTGACTGGCTGTTTATGAAAGCTAATTCTAATCAACCAATAAAGTAGCCCGATATAAATAACTGTCCAAATGCTAAACGTATAACTTGCTGGTGTAAAATATACGGTATACATGCTAGATACTTCACCTGTATTATACCCGTTTAATGGTAGGATATTTGCTAATGCATTGACTGCAATCATAGCAAAGAAGGCTATGTACATAGATATAAGTTGTATCGTTCGTTTTTCCATCGTATCACTCCAAACTGCTTTTCATATATGTACCCAAATTTTTACAATTTTAATCATGTTTGCTAAACCATTTAAGATTGAAGGTAAGAGAGTTATAATGTAATAAAAAAGAAGAAGTGAACATCATGTATAGAACAATGATAGTAACGTTTATAGTTGGACTAATTGGAGCTTCTGTATTTTCAGTTATAGGTTTACCTATGCCGTGGTTATTAGGACCACTATTTTTTGTTTTAATCACTCAATTAAAGGCCCCGATTTCGTTAACATGGCATCCTTTCTTTAGAAATACAGGATTAGTTATAGCCGGTTATGTTATAGGATACGCATTTACATTGGAAGCATTACAACAAATGGTACATTTTTTTCCGCTAATGATAGCTATTAATGTATTATTTTTTCTATTATTTTTAGTTATTAGTTTTGTATTATCTCGATTATCACAGATGGATTTAGGTACTGCAATGACATGCTGTGTCCCAGGAGGATTACAACAAGTCATTGTATTTGCTGAAGAACAAAAAGAGATGGACGTAACACTAGTGACGTTTTATCATGTATTACGCGTGCTTGTTATTGTTTCAATGGTTCCATTTATTGTATCAATACAAGGACCAAACCTTCCGGTTGAAACTTCTCATGATGAGCAATATAGTTTAATACTATTGGGTTTAATGATCGTAGCATATTTTGTTGGTATGCTGTTTAAATTGATTAAGGTGCCTACAGCTTATTTATTGGGTCCAGTATTCTTTGTGATGTCATGTAACCTACTTGGATGGCAAGTGCCAGTAATGCCAGATTCGGCTCTACATATAGCTCAACTTTTTATTGGTATTTATATAGGATTATTGCTAAAACGAGATAGCATTAAAAAAATGAACAAACAATGGATGTATGCTCTACTGTCATGCGTCATATTAGTTAGCTTTGCGCTCGGTATCAGTTGGTTTGTAAAGCAAAGGTATTTTGATTTTTCTACAAGCTTTTTAAGTGTTGTTCCTGGAGGCTTAGATCAAATGGGTATTATTGCAGCTTCTGTACAAGCAGATGTCACGGTTGTTACTGCATTTCAATTATTCCGGATTTTATTTTTATCCGCACTTGTGATTCCTTTTGTGCAATATCTGGTGAGAAAAAAACGGATTAGAACATGATAGCAAGGAGGTTAAATAGATGATTTATATTGGTTTAACTGGTTGGGGAGATCATGAAACTCTGTACACAGCCGATACAAAGCCTCAAGAAAAATTACAGGATTATAGTAGTCACTTTCCAGTCGTGGAATTAGATGCTTCCTTCTATGCAATTCAACCGAAACGTAATATCGAAAAGTGGATAAAAGAAACCCCTGAGAAGTTTCAATTCGTAGTAAAGGCATACCAAGGAATGACTGGTCATCAGCGTGGGGAAAGTCCATTTGAATCTAAGCAAGCGATGTTTGAAGCGTTTAAAGAATCAATTATTCCTTTTCAAAAAACAGGTAAATTAGCAACAGTATTATTCCAATTTCCGCCTTGGTTTGATTGTAAAAAAGAACATGTACAATATATTAGATACTGTAAAAGACAGATGGGGGATATACAGGTTGCGCTAGAGTTTAGGCATCAATCATGGTATAGTGATTCCTTTCGTGAACAAACGATTGCTTTTATGAAGGACGAGGGATGGATGCATTCTGTTGCAGATGAACCTCAGGCTGGTAAAGGGTCAGTACCTTTTGTTCCTATCACTACACACCCTGATACAACAATTATTCGATTGCATGGACGGAATTTTCATGGATGGACAAGATCTGGGAATGAAAACTGGAGAGAAGTTCGTTATCTCTATGACTATAACAAAGAAGAATTATTAACAGTAGCGAATGAAGTGACTCAATTAAATCAGTCTAATCACGATGTTATCGTACTATTTAACAATAATTCTGGGGGACACGCTGCAAATAATGCAAAACAATTGCAAGAGATACTGGGGATAGATTATCAAGGTTTGGCTCCTAAACAATTAGACTTATTTTAAATAGAGTTGGGGCATAACATAGGAAAAAGACAGATGATAGCTAATAAACGTAAGAAATATACGGAGACTCACCAGCCGCCGTTGGATAAGCGTAGTATATTTCTGAAGCGTGTTTTTAAAAGCCAATTATCTTTTACGTGAATACTTTTGTCCCAACCCTATTACGATATATTTTGATTGCTCCCGAAAAATTTTTGATATATTTTCGTAGCATAACGTTTAAATGTTTTTGATTTGTCTAGACTTCGTTCTTTCGTAAATGATTGAAAGGCTGCTCTTTTATCTGCGTCTTTCTTTTCAACTTTACTTTCAGTCACAATTTGTAATAAGTCACGTTCAGATA encodes:
- a CDS encoding ABC transporter ATP-binding protein, with translation MENVVEITNLSKELKGFSIRNMDLHIKKGFITGFIGANGAGKSTTIKLMMNLLRPDSGEVKVFGLDYAMHEKEIKERIGFVYDGNVFFEGLNLKDIKRIVAPAYKRWDDKIFHQYVKQFDLPLNKPIKNFSKGMQMKASLAIALSHHAELIIMDEPTSGLDPIFRRELLSILQDLMVDGNRTIFFSTHITSDLDRIADYISFIRNGEIVFTQTIHGVSESYALVKGGVELLDRDTEQYFEEIQRSSTGFEALTSDVDQVKQIFGDEVIIDPASLEDIMFYLKGGKQHV
- a CDS encoding AbrB family transcriptional regulator, producing MYRTMIVTFIVGLIGASVFSVIGLPMPWLLGPLFFVLITQLKAPISLTWHPFFRNTGLVIAGYVIGYAFTLEALQQMVHFFPLMIAINVLFFLLFLVISFVLSRLSQMDLGTAMTCCVPGGLQQVIVFAEEQKEMDVTLVTFYHVLRVLVIVSMVPFIVSIQGPNLPVETSHDEQYSLILLGLMIVAYFVGMLFKLIKVPTAYLLGPVFFVMSCNLLGWQVPVMPDSALHIAQLFIGIYIGLLLKRDSIKKMNKQWMYALLSCVILVSFALGISWFVKQRYFDFSTSFLSVVPGGLDQMGIIAASVQADVTVVTAFQLFRILFLSALVIPFVQYLVRKKRIRT
- a CDS encoding TspO/MBR family protein codes for the protein MEKRTIQLISMYIAFFAMIAVNALANILPLNGYNTGEVSSMYTVYFTPASYTFSIWTVIYIGLLYWLIRISFHKQPVTATLMWIFISTCVFNALWIVFWHYLFDGIALIILGLHLVSVLILYAYQRQQRASYSMIIPISIYSGWLIIAFTTNIIYFSVATLEVTDSTQLLLAYLALTVIILISMAILFSVRDWIILLVFLWSMGGIAVKNFSDQWTLSFVTIILMIFLIIISFLYLKQWKKIKNAD
- a CDS encoding DUF72 domain-containing protein, whose translation is MIYIGLTGWGDHETLYTADTKPQEKLQDYSSHFPVVELDASFYAIQPKRNIEKWIKETPEKFQFVVKAYQGMTGHQRGESPFESKQAMFEAFKESIIPFQKTGKLATVLFQFPPWFDCKKEHVQYIRYCKRQMGDIQVALEFRHQSWYSDSFREQTIAFMKDEGWMHSVADEPQAGKGSVPFVPITTHPDTTIIRLHGRNFHGWTRSGNENWREVRYLYDYNKEELLTVANEVTQLNQSNHDVIVLFNNNSGGHAANNAKQLQEILGIDYQGLAPKQLDLF
- a CDS encoding ABC-2 transporter permease, whose protein sequence is MFNLIKRDLILQKKLIILYMLISIGFIMLDKHHPAFIFLISSIFIPFNTHAYDEKTETNLLLNSLPYTRKQIIAARYIGAVVYMLLAMGWTSIGFIIFGKSFTLTDIVIGIGLFLTFVAFAYPLFYIFKPGYITIVIIISFLVLSALLPFISTLLSKHATFLMQLTEIMLYIFGAMFTILVYLLSWGISHWIYQRKAF
- a CDS encoding AI-2E family transporter, whose protein sequence is MGINDNKIGLFKRFFLNNRFVLFLTILLLIGLNILIFTNISFVFTPFVVLVKTVVLPLVLSAIAYYLLNPIVNYLEKKNIKRIYSIFGLFIIIIGLLTVLIVSVIPVLREQIMSLIENLPPFINDIEDMVESLVGSQVINQSQILSSLDISSFVTQISEKSLDLVDTAFSNIGGVIGAVTEIVLAIVTLPFILFYLLKDGDKLPGYFLKFLPVSLRDQTYTVLKEMNTQISAYIRGQIIVAFCIGLLMYIGFTIIQLDYAPVLALIAAFTNVVPYLGPAIAITPALIVALVTSPFMLFKLIAVWTVVQLIEGKFISPQIMGRNLRVHPITIIFIILTAGNLFGVVGILLAVPGYAILKVIITHLFEFFKRRSNLYNEDNMSQESKQ
- a CDS encoding GntR family transcriptional regulator — translated: MKVIISNSSKEPIYEQITNQIKSLILSGELQEGAALPSIRQLAKDLKISVITTKRAYEELEKDEFIYSIVGKGSFVAEQNLEVIREKKLKVIEEQLNAVITNSKEIGLSLEDLQQLLDILYEE